In Gemmatimonadaceae bacterium, a single window of DNA contains:
- a CDS encoding D-glycero-beta-D-manno-heptose 1-phosphate adenylyltransferase, whose product LTRARNCGDSLVVAINTDESVKRLKGPARPVRHGADRAYVLAGLEAVDVVVMFDEDTPLELILALRPDVIAKGGDYTQAGVVGAREIKEWGGEVVIVPLTPGQSTTSIIEKLSARE is encoded by the coding sequence GTCTCACCCGGGCCCGTAATTGCGGCGACAGTCTCGTCGTCGCGATCAACACTGACGAATCGGTGAAGAGATTGAAGGGGCCTGCCCGTCCCGTTCGACACGGAGCCGATCGGGCGTATGTGCTGGCTGGGCTCGAGGCGGTTGACGTAGTGGTGATGTTCGACGAGGATACTCCCCTCGAACTCATTCTTGCCCTGCGGCCTGATGTGATCGCGAAAGGTGGCGACTACACCCAGGCCGGTGTCGTTGGCGCCCGCGAGATAAAGGAATGGGGAGGAGAAGTCGTCATCGTGCCGCTTACGCCGGGCCAGTCAACCACATCGATCATCGAGAAACTGAGTGCCAGAGAATAG
- the rph gene encoding ribonuclease PH, with amino-acid sequence MPENRQIRTERANSELRLISLERESAPYAEGSCLSSFGSTRVLCTASVEAGVPGWRRGSGNGWLTAEYAMLPRATKTRSERERKQLGGRTQEIQRLIGRSVRAMLDDFSFGEFTVKLDCDVLVADGGTRTAAITGAAVAIVDAFDWMVAAGNIPSSPVRRRVAAISVGIVDGEARLDLDYPEDVRAEVDMNVVMSSTGQFVEVQGTGEHGTFDRGQLNGLLDLAVAGIVKLDELQQAALGR; translated from the coding sequence GTGCCAGAGAATAGACAAATTCGAACGGAGCGGGCGAACTCGGAGTTGCGTTTGATATCACTCGAGCGTGAATCTGCACCTTACGCCGAGGGTTCGTGCCTCAGCTCATTCGGGTCGACGCGGGTGTTGTGTACTGCGTCGGTGGAGGCCGGCGTGCCCGGGTGGCGGCGGGGCAGCGGCAACGGCTGGCTCACCGCTGAGTATGCGATGTTGCCGCGAGCCACAAAGACGCGTTCCGAGCGCGAGCGAAAACAGCTCGGCGGACGGACGCAGGAGATTCAGCGACTGATTGGCCGAAGCGTGCGGGCCATGCTCGACGATTTCAGTTTTGGTGAGTTCACGGTGAAACTCGACTGCGATGTGCTCGTCGCGGACGGGGGAACGAGGACGGCGGCAATCACGGGCGCAGCCGTTGCAATCGTGGATGCCTTCGACTGGATGGTCGCGGCTGGAAACATTCCTTCCTCGCCGGTGCGTCGGCGTGTCGCCGCAATAAGCGTGGGAATTGTCGATGGCGAAGCGAGGCTCGATCTCGATTACCCGGAAGACGTACGGGCGGAGGTCGACATGAACGTCGTGATGAGCTCGACAGGCCAGTTCGTTGAGGTGCAGGGAACCGGAGAGCACGGGACGTTCGACCGCGGGCAATTGAACGGTCTGCTCGATCTTGCAGTTGCCGGCATCGTGAAACTGGACGAATTGCAGCAGGCGGCGCTTGGGCGTTGA
- a CDS encoding non-canonical purine NTP pyrophosphatase codes for MGVDRLLLLATRNAGKLDELNGLFRGFALATIGLDAAGLPYHDDEENIEAFGTLRENAIAKAGHFHRLSGLPTIADDSGLAVDILNGAPGVHSRRYSGRDDLSGQDLDDANNRKLLLALCDTLHPAASFVCAGAYVGDGFEWVEEGIARGEILRAPRGENGFGYDPYFLSSDLAKTFGEAAAEEKSLVSHRGRAFSALVALLRERGRIR; via the coding sequence TTGGGCGTTGACCGACTGCTGCTGCTCGCCACGCGCAACGCCGGCAAGCTGGACGAACTGAACGGGCTTTTCAGAGGGTTTGCTCTGGCAACGATTGGTCTCGACGCGGCGGGGTTGCCTTACCACGACGACGAAGAGAATATCGAGGCCTTCGGTACACTGCGTGAGAACGCTATTGCCAAGGCCGGCCATTTTCATCGGCTGAGCGGTCTTCCGACGATTGCGGATGATTCTGGTCTTGCGGTCGACATACTGAATGGCGCCCCGGGTGTGCACAGCCGTCGCTACTCAGGGAGAGATGACCTGAGCGGGCAGGATCTCGACGACGCCAACAACCGGAAGCTGCTGCTTGCGCTGTGTGACACGCTGCATCCGGCCGCGAGTTTTGTCTGCGCGGGAGCCTATGTCGGGGACGGGTTCGAGTGGGTTGAAGAGGGGATCGCCCGTGGGGAAATTCTGCGCGCTCCACGGGGCGAAAACGGATTTGGGTACGACCCATATTTTCTGTCGAGCGACCTGGCTAAGACTTTCGGCGAAGCGGCGGCGGAAGAAAAATCGCTTGTGAGCCACCGCGGGCGGGCGTTCAGCGCGCTCGTGGCTCTGTTGCGCGAGCGCGGCCGCATTCGGTAG